A genomic region of Gemmata massiliana contains the following coding sequences:
- a CDS encoding fumarylacetoacetate hydrolase family protein: protein MKLATILTPHGPRAALAVADGYIDLHATDPGLPTCVKTLLAASPAVRKAASEAASSKSAVKYAANAVKLLPPVPQPGKILCIGLNYRDHAIEGGKAIPTEPVLFGKFPNTLIAHGEPIVLPKVAQKVDYEAELVIVIGKTGKNIPNTDAAFEYVGGYTVGHDVSARDWQFRGEEKQWIIGKTFDTFAPTGPVLVTADELTNPHNLQVQLRLNGETLQNSNTKEFIFGVPHLLWFLSQVITLEPGDLIFTGTPPGVGIARKPPILLKAGDVAEVEIEGIGTLKNPVVAES from the coding sequence ATGAAGCTTGCTACGATCCTCACGCCCCACGGCCCCCGGGCCGCTCTCGCCGTCGCCGACGGGTACATCGACCTGCACGCGACAGACCCCGGCCTGCCCACCTGCGTTAAGACCCTTCTGGCCGCGTCCCCCGCGGTCCGCAAGGCCGCCAGCGAAGCCGCGTCCAGCAAGAGCGCCGTCAAGTACGCGGCCAACGCGGTGAAGCTCCTCCCGCCGGTCCCGCAACCGGGCAAGATCCTGTGCATCGGGCTGAACTACCGCGACCACGCCATTGAGGGCGGGAAGGCGATCCCGACCGAGCCGGTTCTGTTCGGCAAGTTCCCGAACACCCTCATCGCCCACGGCGAGCCGATCGTTCTGCCGAAAGTGGCCCAGAAAGTGGACTACGAGGCCGAACTGGTTATCGTCATCGGGAAGACCGGGAAGAACATCCCGAACACCGACGCGGCGTTCGAGTATGTGGGCGGGTACACCGTGGGCCACGACGTGAGCGCACGCGACTGGCAGTTCCGCGGCGAAGAGAAGCAGTGGATCATCGGGAAGACGTTCGACACGTTCGCCCCGACCGGCCCGGTCCTCGTGACGGCCGACGAGCTGACCAACCCGCACAACCTCCAGGTCCAACTGCGGTTGAACGGTGAGACGCTCCAGAACTCCAACACCAAGGAATTCATCTTCGGCGTGCCGCACCTGCTGTGGTTCCTGTCGCAAGTGATTACGCTGGAACCGGGCGACCTGATCTTCACCGGCACGCCCCCGGGCGTGGGCATCGCGCGCAAGCCGCCGATCCTGCTGAAGGCCGGCGACGTGGCCGAAGTCGAGATCGAGGGCATCGGCACCCTGAAGAACCCCGTCGTCGCGGAAAGCTAA
- a CDS encoding metallophosphoesterase family protein: protein MRILHTADWHLGDRLGRIDRTDDLRKAVERVADYCKQENVDVLLVAGDLFSELARPDGLRETIRHWQSVFSPFLESGGTILTLTGNHDNENFCQTLVSAMSLASPTVGKPGETVPPGRLYLAADPTFIRLEDRMGGFPVQFVLMPYPTPHRFLRGETGLKYGSPEEKNALLVAAWADALREIRAHPKYDLKAPSVLGAHVHVHGSTIGPSLFRITVEEDVVVEGAELPNQFDYVALGHIHKPQWLGAEHMRYCGSIERLDLGEQADQKGVILVDIGPDGRNGEPVVLPLHATPIYEVVVLDPAEDIPRLRAEYPSANNDLVNLQIRYTAGKDQLEDVLRDLDKIFPRWYARDWKETGALGPTLVSPATGGGKGFGETVHEYLAQELIQHDEAERDAILKIADGLLKEMEN, encoded by the coding sequence ATGCGAATCCTCCACACCGCGGACTGGCACCTCGGCGACCGGCTCGGCCGGATCGACCGAACCGACGACCTGCGTAAAGCGGTCGAGCGCGTCGCCGATTACTGCAAACAAGAAAACGTCGATGTGCTACTCGTCGCGGGCGACCTCTTCAGCGAGTTGGCCCGCCCGGACGGGTTGCGCGAAACCATCCGCCACTGGCAGTCCGTCTTCAGCCCGTTCCTCGAATCCGGCGGCACGATCCTCACGCTCACCGGCAACCACGACAACGAGAACTTCTGCCAGACGCTCGTGAGCGCAATGTCGCTCGCGTCGCCCACGGTCGGCAAGCCGGGCGAAACGGTACCGCCGGGCCGGTTGTACCTCGCGGCCGACCCCACGTTCATCCGGCTCGAAGACCGAATGGGCGGGTTCCCGGTCCAGTTCGTGCTGATGCCGTACCCCACTCCACACCGGTTCCTCCGGGGCGAAACCGGCCTGAAATACGGCAGCCCGGAAGAGAAGAACGCGCTACTCGTTGCTGCGTGGGCCGACGCGCTGCGTGAGATCCGCGCGCACCCAAAGTACGATCTCAAAGCCCCCTCGGTGCTCGGCGCGCACGTCCACGTTCACGGCTCCACCATCGGGCCGAGCCTGTTTCGCATCACCGTGGAAGAGGACGTGGTGGTTGAAGGCGCGGAACTGCCGAACCAGTTCGATTACGTGGCTCTGGGCCACATCCACAAACCGCAGTGGCTCGGCGCGGAACACATGCGGTATTGCGGCAGTATCGAGCGCCTGGACCTGGGCGAACAGGCCGACCAAAAAGGCGTCATTTTGGTCGATATCGGCCCGGACGGGCGGAACGGAGAGCCGGTCGTGCTCCCGCTCCACGCGACGCCGATTTACGAAGTCGTGGTGCTCGACCCGGCGGAAGACATTCCGCGCCTGAGAGCGGAGTACCCGAGCGCGAACAACGACCTCGTGAACCTTCAGATCCGCTACACCGCGGGTAAGGACCAGCTCGAAGACGTGCTGCGGGACTTGGACAAGATCTTCCCGCGCTGGTACGCACGCGACTGGAAGGAGACCGGCGCGCTGGGTCCGACGCTGGTAAGCCCCGCAACAGGCGGCGGAAAGGGGTTCGGTGAAACGGTCCACGAGTACCTGGCGCAAGAGCTGATCCAGCACGACGAGGCCGAACGCGACGCGATCCTGAAAATCGCCGACGGATTGCTGAAGGAAATGGAGAACTAG
- the rfbD gene encoding dTDP-4-dehydrorhamnose reductase produces the protein MKIAVLGAAGQLGRDLCPRLAALGEVVPLSRAEIDLARPGTIAPAIADLRPDIFVNCAAYNLVDKAETEPEAAFAVNTWGVRELATACRTANAKLVHFSTDYVFGLDAARTAPLNEDASPGPVSVYGLSKLTGEFVVRAAAPGNLVIRTCGLYGVWGSGGKGGNFVETMLRIAKQGKPLRVVNDQYCTPSYTADVADATVQLLERNATGLFHVTNSGACTWYQLAAEIFRQSGLHADLTPITSAEFGARAQRPPYSELSTAKLTAHGIPTPRPWSEALAAYLNERQARNS, from the coding sequence ATGAAGATCGCCGTTCTGGGTGCGGCCGGACAACTCGGACGCGACCTGTGCCCGCGCCTCGCGGCGTTGGGGGAAGTCGTCCCGTTGTCGCGTGCCGAGATCGACCTCGCCCGCCCCGGTACAATCGCACCCGCGATTGCCGATCTGCGGCCCGACATATTCGTGAACTGCGCGGCGTACAACCTGGTGGACAAAGCCGAAACTGAGCCGGAGGCGGCGTTCGCGGTCAATACGTGGGGCGTCCGGGAATTGGCCACTGCATGCCGCACGGCCAACGCAAAACTAGTTCACTTCAGCACCGACTACGTGTTCGGTCTCGATGCGGCCCGAACCGCGCCACTGAACGAGGACGCCTCCCCCGGGCCAGTTAGCGTTTACGGACTGAGCAAGCTCACGGGCGAGTTCGTTGTGCGCGCCGCGGCGCCGGGCAATCTCGTGATTCGCACGTGCGGGCTATACGGCGTCTGGGGCAGCGGCGGGAAAGGTGGGAACTTCGTTGAGACGATGCTGCGAATCGCGAAACAGGGAAAGCCCCTGCGTGTAGTGAATGACCAATACTGCACGCCGAGTTACACCGCAGACGTAGCCGACGCCACCGTTCAACTCCTCGAACGCAACGCGACGGGCCTCTTCCACGTAACCAACAGCGGCGCGTGTACCTGGTACCAACTCGCAGCGGAGATCTTTCGCCAAAGTGGACTACACGCCGACCTCACGCCGATCACGAGCGCGGAGTTCGGCGCCCGCGCGCAGCGCCCACCGTACAGCGAGCTCTCCACGGCAAAACTCACAGCCCACGGCATTCCCACCCCGCGCCCGTGGAGCGAAGCACTCGCGGCCTACCTGAACGAACGACAGGCCCGCAACAGTTAG
- a CDS encoding histidine phosphatase family protein, producing MSEADRTLPVPSQTTDRPRASVVWLVRHAETAAPTMFHGAESDIELGEHGHRQASAAIEWFAALKPTAIVSSEMLRAKQTAAPIASALGVPHLFEPHLHERRVGPLTRKPRAEADHIWDETTRHWVSGNTAYSFPGMESFDELRDRTLPAFNRVVSAHPGGRVVIVCHGVVCKVLLLSLLRGYGPANWNTIGRVVNLAVSELVPDDDLWAARQILVVPPQVAAVNAAFEEVGVKKTEA from the coding sequence ATGAGTGAAGCAGACCGAACCTTGCCCGTACCGTCCCAAACCACTGATCGCCCGCGCGCGTCCGTGGTGTGGCTCGTCCGGCACGCGGAGACGGCCGCACCGACGATGTTCCACGGCGCGGAATCCGACATCGAACTCGGCGAACACGGCCACCGACAAGCGAGTGCCGCGATCGAGTGGTTCGCGGCGCTGAAGCCGACGGCGATTGTGTCATCCGAGATGCTGCGAGCGAAGCAGACCGCCGCTCCCATTGCATCTGCGCTCGGGGTGCCGCACCTGTTCGAGCCGCACTTGCACGAGCGCCGGGTGGGGCCGCTGACGCGCAAACCGCGCGCAGAGGCCGATCACATCTGGGACGAAACGACGCGCCACTGGGTGAGTGGGAACACGGCTTATTCGTTTCCCGGCATGGAATCGTTCGACGAACTGCGGGACCGCACACTACCGGCGTTCAACCGCGTGGTTTCAGCACATCCGGGCGGGCGCGTCGTGATCGTGTGCCACGGCGTCGTGTGCAAGGTGCTGCTGCTCTCGCTCCTGCGCGGGTACGGCCCGGCGAACTGGAACACCATCGGCCGTGTCGTCAACCTCGCGGTCAGTGAACTCGTTCCCGACGACGACCTCTGGGCGGCGCGCCAGATCCTGGTCGTTCCGCCGCAAGTGGCCGCCGTCAACGCCGCCTTCGAGGAAGTCGGGGTGAAGAAGACAGAGGCGTGA
- a CDS encoding AAA family ATPase, which yields MIPQRIKLSGFLSYKDEQEIRFDGAPLWMLSGTNGSGKSSVFDAVTFALFGHHRGGSQSAAELVNKEATTLSVEFDFTSEKQLYRIKRTVRKRQSGVASTQQVLKFTNSEITGESWEAVSGTEYKAKFDTWVRDKIGLDYETFTSSVLLLQGKSEKLLDSTPAGRAGVLARIVDLERYQKLHGKADDKRRALKSELEGITNQLLGVKEVSEEEYAEVERNITALEEARTTAQVRIDNLNALELRARRWTDTQAKLAGVKLKLADAERLLGTAIAIEKDYTRLRELRDVLPAVNTIVTERGRIGASERNTERLTKEREEVADTRRKSENVLAQGRKKLAALKKTQSEDETKKAQLEARLRELTAVLEKVKQVEDAESEVSRLETELQPFPADPDSAVRKYQTEHERLALLAQHVALLERLHQDRSELTKAVTTEKQARADEAKLKSDGVKAKEEFTRLETDAKAAREDRAAKDQLMAETRALARQARELADEFKTMTGQTKCRACGQKLTPEHFADEKKTREANAKKSEDKLKTLTAEAEKARKLEDELGAKEVTERKRLSDLRDKWKDADAALKQTAGDIKRLTDACRQTYFALPDEFKSKLGHSEPSDWSAVTYPNRQDLAALNDEARGIDVTKRKLKAAQDEAKKIETLRAKLDSARERLTRAQRGLPGGDPGALRQEFAGKQSEEKSVTGSLAANKKEIAATEVEIERYQRSVSESDRELTEIAGKLNLEEASRKQSAEAIERAKKTLPAAWQKPLENAGLTDRAKWQDELDALVGKNTEAKYTQLQAARGGLDPLRAEIKQLEAESDSFSEEERRSPDDVRNEAQSARKELDSRNKELLDAQGRKRILDGYRQQRYELGERFKAVDAEHNRHKTLAELLGRDRLQRHLVRQAERQIVDYANAVLDRLSGGQLFMRLVEAETGTDKALDLECANRVTGGGAINVAFLSGSQRFRVAVALALGIGQYASKQHRPIESVIIDEGFGCLDRSGRQVMIQELQNLRGHLHCILLVSHQEEFADAFPDGYRFELQDGATRVSRFVR from the coding sequence ATGATCCCGCAACGAATCAAACTGTCCGGCTTCCTGTCGTACAAGGACGAACAAGAGATCCGGTTCGACGGGGCGCCGCTCTGGATGCTCTCGGGCACCAACGGGAGCGGCAAGTCGAGCGTGTTCGATGCGGTCACGTTCGCACTGTTCGGCCACCACCGCGGCGGGAGCCAGAGCGCCGCAGAGCTGGTGAACAAGGAAGCGACCACCCTGAGCGTGGAGTTCGACTTCACGAGCGAGAAACAGCTCTACCGCATCAAGCGCACCGTGCGCAAGCGACAGAGCGGCGTCGCCAGCACACAACAAGTGTTGAAGTTCACGAACAGCGAGATCACGGGCGAGTCGTGGGAGGCCGTATCCGGCACCGAGTACAAGGCGAAGTTCGATACCTGGGTGCGGGACAAGATCGGCCTCGATTACGAAACGTTCACGTCGTCGGTACTGTTGCTCCAAGGTAAGTCAGAAAAACTACTCGACAGCACCCCCGCCGGGCGCGCCGGGGTGCTCGCGCGCATTGTCGATTTGGAGCGCTACCAGAAGCTCCACGGTAAAGCCGACGACAAGCGCCGCGCACTCAAGAGCGAACTCGAAGGGATCACCAACCAACTCCTCGGCGTGAAAGAGGTGAGCGAAGAAGAATACGCCGAGGTCGAGAGAAATATCACGGCGCTGGAAGAAGCGCGAACCACGGCGCAAGTCCGCATCGACAACCTGAACGCGCTGGAACTGCGTGCGCGGCGTTGGACCGATACCCAGGCCAAACTCGCCGGGGTGAAACTGAAACTCGCTGACGCCGAGAGGTTGCTCGGTACCGCGATCGCCATCGAGAAGGACTACACGCGACTCCGGGAACTCCGCGACGTGCTCCCGGCGGTGAACACCATCGTCACCGAGCGCGGGCGCATCGGCGCGTCCGAGCGCAACACCGAGCGCCTCACCAAAGAGCGCGAAGAGGTCGCGGACACGCGGCGCAAGTCCGAAAACGTGCTCGCTCAAGGCCGCAAGAAGCTTGCAGCGCTCAAGAAAACGCAGTCCGAGGACGAGACAAAGAAAGCGCAGCTCGAAGCCCGGCTCCGCGAACTCACGGCCGTTCTGGAGAAAGTGAAGCAGGTCGAGGACGCGGAGAGCGAAGTTTCGCGCCTCGAAACGGAGTTACAGCCCTTTCCGGCCGATCCCGACTCCGCGGTTCGCAAGTATCAGACCGAGCACGAGCGCCTCGCGCTCCTGGCACAACACGTCGCGCTGCTCGAACGGCTACACCAGGATCGGTCCGAACTCACAAAGGCCGTCACAACGGAAAAGCAGGCCCGCGCGGACGAAGCCAAGCTCAAGTCCGATGGCGTGAAAGCCAAAGAGGAATTCACGCGCCTCGAAACCGACGCGAAGGCCGCGCGCGAGGACCGCGCTGCGAAGGACCAGTTAATGGCCGAGACGCGGGCACTCGCCCGGCAAGCGCGCGAACTCGCCGACGAGTTCAAAACGATGACCGGCCAGACGAAGTGCCGCGCGTGTGGTCAGAAGCTCACCCCGGAGCACTTCGCGGACGAAAAGAAAACGCGCGAGGCGAACGCGAAGAAGTCCGAAGACAAACTCAAAACGCTCACTGCGGAAGCGGAAAAGGCCCGCAAACTGGAAGACGAACTCGGCGCGAAGGAAGTCACCGAGCGCAAACGTTTGAGCGACCTGCGTGACAAGTGGAAGGACGCGGACGCCGCGTTGAAGCAGACCGCGGGCGACATCAAGCGCCTCACGGACGCATGCCGGCAAACGTACTTCGCGCTCCCGGACGAGTTCAAAAGCAAGCTCGGCCATTCCGAACCTTCGGACTGGTCCGCGGTCACGTACCCCAATCGCCAAGACCTCGCGGCACTCAACGACGAAGCGCGCGGGATCGACGTGACCAAGCGCAAACTGAAAGCCGCTCAGGACGAAGCGAAGAAAATCGAAACGCTCCGCGCGAAGCTCGATTCGGCCCGGGAGCGCCTCACGCGCGCCCAGCGCGGGCTGCCCGGTGGCGACCCGGGCGCGCTGCGGCAGGAGTTTGCGGGCAAGCAGAGCGAAGAAAAGAGCGTGACCGGTTCGCTCGCTGCGAACAAAAAAGAGATCGCCGCGACCGAAGTGGAAATCGAGCGCTACCAACGCTCTGTCAGCGAATCGGACCGCGAGCTGACCGAGATTGCGGGCAAGTTGAATCTCGAAGAGGCGAGCCGCAAGCAGAGCGCGGAGGCCATCGAGCGCGCGAAGAAGACGCTCCCCGCGGCGTGGCAAAAGCCACTCGAAAACGCGGGGCTGACCGATCGCGCGAAGTGGCAGGACGAGCTCGACGCGCTCGTCGGCAAGAACACCGAGGCGAAGTACACGCAGCTCCAGGCGGCACGCGGCGGGCTCGATCCGCTCCGGGCCGAAATCAAGCAACTCGAAGCCGAGTCCGACTCGTTCTCGGAAGAGGAACGCCGGTCGCCCGACGACGTGCGCAACGAAGCCCAGTCCGCGCGCAAGGAACTGGATTCGCGGAACAAGGAACTGCTCGACGCCCAGGGGCGCAAGCGCATCCTCGACGGTTACCGCCAGCAGCGCTACGAACTTGGCGAGCGCTTCAAAGCGGTGGACGCGGAGCACAACCGGCACAAAACGCTGGCGGAACTGCTCGGGCGCGACCGACTCCAGCGCCACCTCGTCCGGCAAGCGGAGCGGCAAATCGTCGACTACGCGAACGCGGTGCTCGACCGTCTGAGCGGCGGGCAACTTTTCATGCGACTAGTGGAGGCAGAAACCGGCACGGACAAGGCACTCGACCTCGAATGCGCCAACCGCGTGACGGGCGGCGGCGCGATCAACGTCGCGTTCCTGAGCGGGAGCCAGCGGTTCCGGGTCGCAGTGGCGCTAGCGCTGGGCATCGGCCAATACGCGAGCAAGCAGCACCGACCGATCGAGAGCGTCATCATCGACGAGGGCTTCGGCTGTCTCGACCGCAGCGGCCGACAGGTAATGATCCAAGAGTTGCAGAACCTCCGCGGGCACCTGCACTGCATCCTGCTGGTGTCGCACCAGGAAGAGTTCGCCGACGCCTTCCCCGACGGCTACCGCTTCGAGTTGCAGGACGGCGCAACGCGCGTGAGCAGGTTTGTAAGGTGA
- a CDS encoding S41 family peptidase gives MVGTATLGLMLLAPAAPVPAQPAVPANQTERTRAREFARLVYNAADQVASRYVRPVEVKELIEGAVRGLYEECGTTVPDRVTQAVRDANGHNLLNMLVDVRLLLANQPALRGPRALVAAVNGFRHATEPACQLASPRANTFASVDMDFGIGIELEGVTGTPWLIYQVEYKTASGYYSPVGWLEPPLRPDAIPTPAGSLWRVKRVIPDSPAQKAGVKVGDVITHLNRAEITADNANKLFGPFALPPRMIDPQTGADIVPERVVTFRRAGVKSFTVKMTGEAYTPASAFGVIRNEDKWDCLLDHENKIGYIRLGAVESGSDTKVSEMLAELDRKGCRALILDLRWCPGGYVDPSVRIAGLFLPNNAPIAQMKFRSSQGFGDVDTDYRNTDGPERPNKYPLVVLVGNETTGGGELIAAALRDNNRCVLMGQRTVGRASIQHVDDIGFSGLKYKVTTGESFRPNGKSRQRKPDSGPTDDWGLKPDEGLEVPVTKDKSAELRRWAEQHALRPFDSTEGLDFDDPALDPYRLKALDYLRKKLDKLNK, from the coding sequence ATGGTCGGGACCGCCACACTCGGGCTGATGCTCCTCGCCCCGGCCGCCCCGGTCCCCGCGCAGCCCGCGGTCCCCGCGAACCAAACCGAACGCACCCGGGCACGGGAGTTCGCGCGCCTCGTGTACAACGCGGCCGATCAGGTCGCGTCCCGGTACGTCCGCCCGGTCGAGGTCAAAGAACTGATCGAAGGAGCGGTCCGGGGGCTTTACGAAGAGTGCGGCACGACCGTACCGGATCGGGTCACCCAAGCGGTCCGCGACGCGAACGGGCACAATCTCCTGAACATGCTCGTAGACGTGCGGTTGCTCCTGGCGAACCAGCCCGCGTTACGCGGCCCGCGCGCACTGGTTGCGGCGGTCAACGGGTTCCGTCACGCGACCGAACCGGCGTGCCAGCTCGCCAGCCCGCGTGCGAACACGTTCGCGTCCGTCGACATGGATTTCGGCATCGGGATCGAGTTGGAAGGCGTGACCGGAACCCCGTGGCTCATCTACCAGGTGGAGTACAAGACCGCGAGCGGGTATTACTCACCGGTCGGCTGGCTCGAACCACCACTGCGCCCGGACGCGATCCCGACCCCGGCCGGTTCGCTGTGGCGCGTCAAGCGCGTCATCCCCGACAGCCCGGCGCAGAAAGCCGGCGTCAAAGTCGGCGACGTGATTACGCACCTGAACCGGGCCGAGATCACGGCCGACAACGCGAACAAACTCTTCGGCCCGTTCGCGCTCCCTCCCCGCATGATCGACCCACAGACCGGGGCTGACATCGTACCGGAGCGGGTGGTCACGTTCCGGCGCGCGGGCGTGAAGTCGTTTACAGTCAAAATGACGGGCGAAGCGTACACGCCGGCGAGCGCCTTCGGTGTAATTCGCAACGAAGACAAGTGGGACTGTTTACTCGATCACGAAAACAAGATCGGGTACATCCGGCTCGGTGCTGTGGAGTCCGGGTCGGACACGAAGGTGTCCGAGATGCTCGCGGAACTCGACCGTAAGGGGTGCCGCGCGCTGATCCTCGATTTGCGCTGGTGCCCGGGCGGGTACGTCGACCCGAGCGTGCGCATCGCGGGCCTGTTCCTGCCGAACAACGCGCCGATTGCCCAGATGAAATTCCGCAGTTCACAAGGTTTCGGGGACGTTGATACCGACTACCGCAACACTGACGGCCCGGAGCGCCCGAACAAGTATCCGCTCGTGGTCCTGGTCGGTAACGAAACGACCGGTGGGGGCGAGCTGATCGCCGCGGCCCTTCGGGACAACAACCGGTGCGTGCTAATGGGCCAGCGCACGGTCGGCCGCGCGTCCATCCAGCACGTTGACGATATCGGGTTCAGCGGACTCAAGTACAAAGTGACGACGGGCGAATCGTTCCGCCCGAACGGGAAGTCGCGTCAGCGAAAACCCGACAGCGGGCCGACCGACGATTGGGGCCTGAAGCCAGACGAAGGGTTGGAAGTGCCGGTCACCAAGGACAAATCGGCCGAACTCCGGCGCTGGGCCGAACAGCACGCGCTGCGCCCGTTCGACAGCACCGAGGGGCTCGATTTCGACGACCCCGCGCTCGATCCGTACCGACTCAAAGCCCTTGATTACCTGCGCAAGAAACTCGATAAGCTGAACAAGTGA
- a CDS encoding ArnT family glycosyltransferase, with protein MSSSVGGRLEAVARERSLFGPDYLRLGALVLVAVAVHAWLLAHTALTARDSLGFARQALCFETPSAVPHEDGRPKNVVDLIRTSEHPPGYPLAILVVYKGLSCVSDAPVSDRALLAAQLANALAAVLLVIPTYLIGRMLFGRNTGFAAALLFQVLPVPARITSDGLTEGVYLLSTTVAVALAVRAVMAPRISAFLLCGLATGVSYLVRPEGLMIAAGPGAVVLGLGLARRWPRDRAFGCLSALVIGVCLVAVPYMVLIGKLTHKPAGNELLNPFAPARPVHYSAQAAPTTGAIGPLFAEWWNDEKDSGKSKTVWGVQAVFKEVSKSANYAVWPLALFAILALRRRFAAEAGPWVLVIIAACNFLLLLYLATRVGYVSERHTVLLTLLACPFAAAGLPLLATGIGQIFPRVERFGVRVTAAGLLVALVVASLPFALKPMHPNRVGHKHAGHWLAANMKSDEALIDPFCWAAWYAGRTLYRPDGYNPPQSRATYIVLENKAGTPHSRLPVLPLAQEQATRPGARVVYHWPENVSKDNAIVHVVKIGED; from the coding sequence ATGAGTTCCTCAGTCGGTGGACGTCTGGAAGCGGTCGCCCGGGAGCGGTCCCTGTTCGGCCCGGACTACCTCCGCTTGGGCGCGCTGGTGTTGGTCGCTGTCGCGGTCCACGCCTGGCTCCTCGCGCACACCGCACTGACTGCCCGCGACAGCCTCGGATTCGCGCGCCAAGCGCTGTGTTTCGAGACGCCCTCGGCCGTGCCGCACGAGGACGGGCGCCCGAAAAACGTGGTCGACCTGATCCGCACGTCGGAGCACCCGCCCGGGTACCCGCTCGCGATCCTGGTCGTCTATAAGGGTTTGAGCTGCGTTTCGGACGCGCCCGTTTCGGACCGCGCGCTGCTCGCCGCCCAACTCGCCAACGCGCTCGCGGCCGTGCTGCTCGTGATCCCGACGTACCTGATCGGGCGCATGCTGTTCGGCCGGAACACCGGGTTCGCCGCCGCCCTGCTCTTCCAGGTGTTACCGGTCCCCGCACGAATCACCAGCGACGGCCTCACGGAAGGCGTGTACCTGCTCTCAACGACCGTCGCCGTGGCGCTCGCGGTTCGCGCGGTGATGGCTCCCCGCATTAGCGCGTTCCTGCTGTGCGGTCTCGCGACCGGGGTGAGTTACCTTGTACGCCCCGAAGGGCTGATGATCGCGGCCGGCCCCGGGGCCGTGGTACTCGGATTGGGGCTGGCGCGCCGGTGGCCGCGTGACCGGGCCTTCGGCTGCCTCTCGGCGCTCGTGATCGGCGTGTGCCTCGTCGCGGTACCGTACATGGTTCTCATCGGGAAACTCACGCACAAACCAGCCGGGAACGAGCTGCTGAACCCGTTCGCACCGGCGCGCCCGGTTCACTACAGCGCCCAAGCCGCCCCGACGACGGGCGCCATCGGGCCACTGTTCGCGGAGTGGTGGAACGACGAGAAGGATAGCGGGAAGTCGAAAACGGTTTGGGGCGTTCAGGCGGTGTTCAAGGAGGTGAGCAAGAGCGCGAACTACGCCGTTTGGCCGCTCGCTCTCTTCGCGATTCTGGCCCTGCGCAGGCGGTTCGCGGCCGAAGCCGGACCGTGGGTGCTGGTCATCATTGCTGCGTGTAACTTCTTGCTCTTGCTATACCTCGCGACCCGCGTCGGGTACGTGTCCGAGCGGCACACAGTGCTCCTCACGCTGCTCGCGTGCCCGTTCGCCGCGGCGGGGCTGCCGCTCCTCGCGACCGGGATCGGGCAGATCTTCCCGCGCGTGGAACGGTTCGGGGTCCGCGTAACGGCCGCGGGGTTACTGGTCGCACTGGTCGTCGCGTCACTCCCGTTCGCGCTCAAGCCGATGCACCCGAACCGCGTGGGGCACAAGCACGCGGGCCACTGGCTCGCGGCCAACATGAAGTCCGACGAGGCTCTCATCGACCCGTTCTGTTGGGCCGCGTGGTACGCGGGGCGCACGCTCTACCGACCGGACGGCTACAACCCGCCCCAATCGCGTGCCACGTACATCGTGCTGGAAAACAAAGCCGGCACGCCGCACTCGCGGCTCCCGGTGCTGCCGCTCGCCCAGGAGCAAGCCACGCGCCCGGGCGCCCGCGTCGTCTACCACTGGCCGGAAAACGTCTCGAAAGACAACGCGATCGTTCACGTCGTGAAGATCGGCGAGGACTAA
- a CDS encoding sensor histidine kinase has product MTSEDVLAPVSETEALRQQLLQAQRLSSVGELASSIAHEFNNILTTIINSAKLGSRNQNPAEKQVAFERIVKAGQRAAAIAGGMLGFARKGATHRQHCDIAQLVEEVLILTDKDLSKNRVHVETKFHARPVAWVVPGHIEQILVNLILNARQAMPNGGRLKIEVRDNVETDTAEIKVSDTGLGIAPDQLRMIFEPFYTTKQPDEYGRGGTGLGLSVCRQIIEQHHGRIRVESVVGKGSAFTVKLPKRLIDDPE; this is encoded by the coding sequence ATGACGAGCGAAGACGTGCTGGCTCCGGTCAGTGAAACCGAGGCGCTCCGGCAACAATTACTTCAAGCCCAGAGGCTCAGCAGTGTCGGCGAACTCGCGTCCAGCATCGCGCACGAATTCAACAACATCCTCACCACCATCATCAACTCCGCGAAACTCGGGAGCCGGAACCAGAACCCGGCTGAAAAACAGGTCGCGTTCGAGCGCATCGTGAAGGCCGGCCAGCGCGCCGCGGCGATCGCGGGCGGGATGCTCGGGTTCGCCCGCAAGGGCGCCACGCACCGCCAGCACTGCGACATCGCCCAACTGGTCGAAGAGGTGCTGATCCTCACCGACAAGGATCTGTCGAAGAACCGCGTGCACGTGGAGACGAAGTTCCACGCGCGCCCGGTGGCGTGGGTGGTGCCGGGGCACATCGAACAGATTTTGGTGAACCTGATCTTGAACGCGCGCCAGGCGATGCCCAACGGCGGGCGGCTGAAGATCGAAGTGCGCGACAATGTGGAGACCGACACGGCCGAAATCAAGGTGTCCGATACGGGCCTCGGCATCGCGCCGGACCAGCTCCGGATGATCTTCGAGCCGTTCTACACCACCAAACAGCCCGATGAGTACGGTCGCGGTGGGACCGGCTTGGGGCTGAGCGTGTGCCGCCAGATCATCGAGCAGCACCACGGGCGCATTCGCGTCGAGAGCGTGGTCGGCAAGGGCTCGGCCTTCACCGTGAAGCTGCCGAAGCGCCTCATCGACGATCCGGAATAA